The sequence below is a genomic window from Sorangiineae bacterium MSr12523.
AGAACGAAGGCCATCGGGTGCACAACGGGGTTCGACGAGTGCCGGGCGCACATGGAGTCAGGCTCGCCTCGAGCAAGGTTGCGGGTGCGTTCGAAACGTAATCCTTGAGCAATTTTTGCTCTAATAGGCATCTCTATTAGAGAACTCAGTTCCCAATCGAGTGCATTGTCATTTTTGATGACACGCAGCGGGCCGGCGGAAGGTTTGGCGGTTGCACAAGCATGAGCCGTTTGCACGCGTCGGGTATGCGGTTTGCACTCGGGCAAGATCCGAAGCCCGAACGGTCTAAAAGCACGGGGGCTACAGGAGAGAGCCATGACAGAGATTGCTACACATGAGAAGAAGCCGGTCCTTGCCACGGACAGCGAAAAGGATGCGCAATGTGAGCGGCTTACAATCGATGTTCCTGCTGACATAAGAGGAGGTATTCCGCCGTGCATCAGCCCTTGCGTACCGACATGCAGATCCCGTTGCCACGGCCCGTCCTGCTATGACCCGTGCCACCGACCTTGTACTTAGAAATGAAGAGCCCCGGTACGAGGTCCGCGCCATCAAAGAATTGCGCCTGGCCTCGCGTGCGCCAACAGCAATAGAGTGCTCTGTAGGATCGTGGCCGACGTCGGCAGGGATTCGCCGCGTGTCGCTCCATACCCTTCGGGTGTAGACGACGCGTCACGCGTCGCGGCGGCATCTCGCCCCAAAGCAATTGCTGACCCATTGGGTCCCTCGCTCGCCGGAAGCGTGCTACCCTCGCCGAGCTACATCTAGACGGCACGGCGAGGGTTCGGAAGATGAACGAGCAAGCAAAGCTCTCTCTCGAGAGAGCACGGACGGCGGCGGGGGCGGGCGCGGTCGATGAGGCTCGGGCGGCGTACGCAAACGCCGCCGTAGTCGACCCCGAGGACCCATCATTGTGGAGCGAGCAAGGCATCTTCTTGCTCGATGTCGCGCGTGACCCCGAGGCCGCGATTGTCGCCTTCCGGCAATCTTTAGCCATCAGGCGAACGTATGCCGACCATTATAACCTCGGTAACGCGCTCCTCGCCGTCGGACGCATGGAGGCCGCGCTCGAAGAATACGATGCCAGCATCGAGTGCAAGCAAGATTACGCCGAAGCCTGGACCAATCGCGGCATCGTGCTTTTCAACCTCACGCGGCACGAACAGTCGCGCGACTCGTTCGAGCGAGCACTCGAGGTGAACCCGCGCCTTGCCAATGCGTGGCGTTGCCTCCGCATCCTGCTCGAGGAACTCGACGAGAACGAAGCCGCCGTCGAGGCCTCCCGACATTTCGCGGAGATTGTCGAGAACGATGGCGAGGCTTGGCTCAAGTACGCTGCAGGGGCAGGGAAACTGCTCGACGAGCAGGTTGTTCGGCATGAGGTCGAAGGCCCCGAGGAGCGGATCCTCGCAGCCGTGGAGCGCGCCTTGGACTTGCCATTGGCGCCGGAGTCGCGGCGGTGGGCGCTCGTCGAGCGCATCCGGCGACTGCAGCGCCTTGCCCATGGGCGTCAATCGATGGCGCGCGCGCTCAACGTGCCAGGGCTGGAAGTTTTACGCACCGTGCAGCGCTATCGAGAGGCTGCAGAGCAGGCCGCCCGCGAAGTTCCCGACGACCCGTGGTTGGCCGAGCAGCTTGAGGATGCGCGGGAGCTGGCGGGAGTGCGATCGGAGTAGTGCTGGCGGCGCTTCGGCCGGAGGCCAAGAGCGAGGGCTGCACGGCAGGCTGAAGGAGACCCTCGCGAACGCGCGCACGGTGCCGCGGAGACTGGCACGCCCATCCGGGTCCCTTTGCAAGTCTCGGCGGTGAAGACATCCCGAGCGGATGCGGTGTAGGGCCCGAGCGATCCAGAAGGCCTACGCCGCACCGAAGCGCACCTTGCGTGGGATGGCGGTCACGCCACTACCCCATTACGGCGCCGATGGCGTCGGGACGTCAATCGTCTTCTGGGAAGGCCGTTTTGTGTGCAGCCATGCACAGCGCGCATGTGCGCGCTCAGTCATGATGACGAGTCCTCCCGATCGTTCCTTTCCAATTGACGGGCGAACGGCCCTTGGACCTAAGCTGTTATGCCAATAATCAACCTACGCGGCGAGTCTGGGTATATCGAATGCTTAGGCCATCGCCAGACGTCTGTCGAATCGCGATGATGGCAGCGGCGATTCACCCCTCCACGTGCGAACGGGAATCGCACGTCCTCATCGAGAAGGGGGCAACGTCTTGCTGATGATCAGAGGCCTGGCCCTTTTTTGGGCGCGGTTACAACTGACTCAGATGAGCTCTGGCCCCGTGGGCATTCAAAGAAGTCGAACGAGGTGAATCATGTCCCGTCGAAATCGAACGAGTTGCTTGGTCGTTGTAATTCCAAGTACGAGATCCCTGCGCGCTTCGTCCCACCGCTCGTATCGCATCAGAGCTTTGGCTCTCGATGGTACAGTGCAGGGTGTCGCGTTCGCGGTTCACTCGACGAGGGGGGAGGGGTGGCTATTGCCGCAGCAATGACCCCCTCGAGCGGACTGGTCTCTCGGCCGCTCGCGCGGATGTGCAGCGCGGCGACATCTTCGAGCGCGTCGATGGCCTTTCGCCGGCGGATGTTCGAACTGCGCTCGACCACAAGCGCGCGGAACGTATCTCGATATCGTCAAAAGCTTGCCGAAATCAAGCCGCGCGCGCACTCCAAAGGAGGGTGGTTGGCGATGAGTATGAACACCATCGAACCGTCTAGGAACCGTTGTCGCCGGCCACACGCGCCGGCGGAGCATCTGCCAAGGCCCAATGGCAGCGCACCGCGAGCCATGGATGGGGCCCAAGCCTCGAGCGCAAGGACGCTCGAGGCTCAGCAAACAAATGGGGTTCTCATGCCAACCGACACGTTCATGCGTGTGAGGGCGAGTGGACTTTCACTCCAAGAAGTTGCAGGCGAGTACGCTCAATGGGCGCTCGGCCTGCAGTCCCAAGCGACTCGGAGCCGCCGCATCACCGAGGGTATTCGGGAGCGTTGGACCGCGGACGATGTGCTTTCGCAAGGGACGCTCGTGGGGGACGCCGGCTTTCGGATCGACATGCGCCTCACGCGGGACCAGATGGTCTTCCGCCTGGTTCATCGCGATGCCTCGAACGGCGCCGTCTTTTGGCATGCCGTCGCGCGTGCGCAGCGTGGGTCGAAGGAGCGCGACGTACTCGTTCTTGAGCATGCCGTTGCACGGGATGCTCCACGAGACTACGCACTCCCCCCGGTCGCGTCGCCATCTCGCGTCGTCCTCAGCCTCATCGAACGCGATGGCATTGACGTCGTACCGCGGGACCTGCTTCTACCGCCGATGAACGTGCATTCGGGCGAGACGGAACGATTCGTCGATCACGTCCTGCTGCGAGGCGACCGAACGCTGCCCCTGCTGGTTGTCTCTTGTGACCGCGCGAGCGGTTTGCCACTCGTGGATCCACGCATCCTGGCAAAGCGTCTGCGCGGTACTTTCGCGGTTGCGACGCTGTACGAGGCTTGCCCGTACGAGCTCTCGGACATCCTTAACGCTCGCGGATTTGGGAGGGAGTTCCGTTGCTACGGAGGCGCGATCCACACCTACGGAGCCCCGAGCAACCTGCCCTTCGACCATCGCCTCTGGCTCGGCGAACGCCTGCAGGCTGTCGCATCGTCACCAGTCGAGCGCGCCGAATTTGTCGCCGGCGTGTTGGCCGCGAGGCACGCGGTCCGTGAGATGCCTCGCGGATTTTTGTCACTCGTCGAGGACATTGATCGAGACGAGCGAAACGCAATTGCGCGGAGGCTCACCCAACAGGAGCCGGTGCCGGCAGAAAGGTCAAAGGAGGTCTCGGCAGGCTATGTCGCGGAGCTCGAGACCCGAAATCGGGAGCTTGTCGCAACCCTCCGACGAGCGGTTGCCGACGAAGACGCTTTGCTCGCCGCATGTGTCAAGGCCGATGACGAGAAGCGAGCCGCAGAGAGCGAGCGCGAGAAACTCGAGGCACAGCTCGATAGCGAGCGGGCCCAATCCTCGGAGCTTCGCCACCAGCTCCAGCGCTCAAAGCATGACCATCGCGGCGGTCATGACGCCGTGCTGCTCGCGCCACTGCGCGAGCTGCTTGCGAGAAGGTTGACGCCGGAAACGATCCTCCGCGTCCTCGAAATGGCGTATTCCGAACGAATCGTCGTCCTCGATAGCGCGCTCCAATCGGCGGCGAGGTCCAGCGACTTTCGCCACTGCGAAAAGCTCATGGACCTGCTCCGGATTCTGGCAACGGACTACTGGAGTGCCCTCGCCGGCGGTCATGGCGATACAGTCGCCTTCCGCGTCTTTTCTCCCAATACCTTCTCGCCAAATGAATCGGAAACTACGCGCACCAACGCACGGGCCATTCGAGAGCGTACGTTCACCTACGGCGATCGTACCCTGGTTATGTGGCGCCACCTCAAAATCGGCTCTGCCGAAACGACGGCAGAGACCATTCGCGTCCACTTCGATTGGGTTCCAGACGAAAAGCGCATCGTTATCGGCTGGTGTGGCGAGCATCGCTACCGGCGGGAACGCTAGCGGCGAAGGGCCATTCAGTCTGGGAATGCGCCACCGAATTGCAGCATGCCACTGTACCGTTCGACGGAGCCACGATGCTGGCTAGGTGACGCTTGTGCGCCGATGCGCTGTAGCAGAGCTGACGTGAGGTCAACGCAGCACACGCCAGTGCCACGCTCCGCCCGAACCGCCCACCGACAGCGCCGGAGTCCCCCGTGCATCGAAGCACGCATGCCCCGCGCTCCGAAGCCCGCCGCCCGACGCCCCGCATCGCGGTTGACGCGCGGCGATGCGGCGCCTCTACCTTCGGACGGCGCCGCGATCGTGGCCGCGCTCTACAAGGCCATCCCGCCTCCGCCGCAGGCGCCCGTCCTGGTGGACAAGTTGGCCGACGTGTATGGCAAGGCCTCCGACTGGCAAGTGCAAACGAAGTGGGACGGTTATAGGTGCCTGGCCTATTGCGACGGGGACTACGTGGAGCTCCGCTCGCGAAACGACACCAACCTGACGAGCGACTACCCCGATGTCGTGCGCGAGCTTCAGGCCCTTCGCCTGAAGGCTACGGTCCTCGACGGCGAGGTTTGTGCATTCGATGATCGCGGACTCACCTCCTTCGCGCTCCTGCGCAGCCAACGCTCGCACCCGGTGCCCATTGCCTACGCGGTCTTCGACGTGCTCGGGCTCGATGGCTCCGATCTGCGGAAGCTCCCCATCGAGCATCGGCAGCAGGCCTTGCTGAAGCGCTTGGGCCCTCGCCGCGAGGGGGCGAGCGTGTTCGTGTCCACCGGCGGCATCGTCACCGATCTGTCCGTCGCCGCGGACGTCGCGCGTGAGAACGGGTTGGAGGGGCTGGTGTTCAAGCGCCTCGGCTCGACCTATCGCGCGGGCAAGTCGCGCGACTGGCTCAAAATCAAGTTTCGCCTTGAGCAGGAGTTCTCGATTGTCGGCTACACTCCACGAAAAGGTAGCTCCGTAGTGGGCGCGCTCCTGCTCGCCGTCGCCACGCCCGATGGATACGCGTATGCGGGGAAAGTTGGCACTGGGCTCAATGCCGAACAGGAATCTGCGCTCGCCCGCGAGCTCAATCGCGATGCGAGCCCGGTCCCCACGGCCGCGGGCGCTCCGACGTCGATCCTAAAAAGGGCGCGCTGGGCCTTTCCGCGGTTGGTGGCGCAGGTCGCCTACCTCGAGCGCGACGGCTCGGATCTTCGGCATAGTTCGTTCATCCGATTGCGTGACGACAAGCTGCCCGAGCAATGCGTTTGGGAGGTCGCCGGAAACGAAGCCGAAGACGCTAGTCCTCGGGAAAGGCGGGGGACTTCCAAGGCGCGCTGCAACTCGTCTGCTAAACGCTCATCGGGGCCTCGCCAGCGGCGGTCATAGGCGCAGAGGAGGCGATTCTCGGCGGCTGGTGACCGTCAGGGCGGCCCGCATCATGCCGCCGGAGAGTCGGCCGTCTTGACCTGGCTTCTCGCCCACCCAGGTGCGGAAGATGTCCAGGCCCGTCACGGCCCGCCGCTCGGCCGCGAATTCCGATACCGATTCCACGCTACGCCGTCGAACCAATGCATCGGGTCGAGCGCAATAAGCTTCCCGTCCGTCGGCGAAATTTGCTTGAAGCCCATGAAATAGACATCGCCGTTGGTAATGCCCCCGTCCACGCGATCTGCCCAGGACCACATGCCGAGCGCATCCTTCTCGGGGGCCGTCGTGAAATGCGCGCCCTCGTCGAGGGCGCGGTAGCGAAAGACCCACGTATACGTAACGTCTTGGCGGTTCGAACCAAGGTGCGTGCCGTGGAGCCGCAAAACTCTCTCCGCCAGCCAGGAGATGGCCTCCAGGCGCCGCTCCGCGGGAAGTGTGAGCAGGTCGATGCCTGGTCGATGCACATCCACCCGCATTGCATCGATCGTTTCGCGGATCGTCACCGTGAGTGCTACCGGCGGCGCGTTCGCCTCGTCCGGGACGGACACCGCGAACTCGTGCCGTAACACGTCCGGCGACCCGTCGGGGAGCTCGCCCACCGCACGATGAACGCTTCGGCGCACGTCGATATCGCGTCGATAGGGATTCAACGGGGCCGTAAGGAACCGGCTGGACCATTGCTGTGATTCGGCAAGGACCCGCGCGCCGTCGGGTAGGGCCGTGAAGTCCGTAAGGGACTGGTAGCCTTGCGTGTCGGCATCGGAGAACCCGCGATCGAACGAGCGCACCGCTTTTAGGCTCACGTCCTCGACCCCAGGCTCCCATGGCTTCATGATCCGCGTGCCTTGTTCCGTCATCGTCTCGTTCCTTCCGCGGCAGCCGCCGCCGCGACCTGATTCCGAGCTATGCCCGCATCCCAATGTCGCGACCAGCGCGCCGAGCAAGAGGGAAGTTCGTCCGCGGGCGCGTTGCCGATCCGCCGTCATTTGTAGCGGGTCACGATCTGTTGAACGCGGTACTTGCCGCGCTCACGGGTGATCCAACAGAGGCCCCAGAAGCATCTCCGCAATACGGAGTCCTTATCGTCGTAGGTGCCCGCGCCTCCACCGTAGTACTTGGTTTCCTTCTTCCCGGAGGGTCCTGGCGCAGTCACCTTGAGGCACGCTTCGAAATTGTTCGGTCCTACCTCACCGTAATCGTAGACCTTCCCAACCTCGACGGGGTTATCCACCAACACCGCGTACCAGACGTCGCCGTCCACTCGCTTCCACTTGCTTTCGAGCCCGGCCGGAGCATCGTCGGTCCAGTCGTCCTCGAGAGCCTTGGTTCCGTTCTCTTTCCCGGGATCGGCGTAGACGACGACGATTTCGAACTTTCCCGGGCATCCGACTTGGTAGAGGAGAGCCCGGACGAATCGGCAGATCGCCTGGCACTCGGCGCCCTCGCCAATGTGATCTGCCAGCGGCCAGACGCCGCCGACGTTGTTGAGGTAATTGGGGTGTTTGAACTCCGCCAGAGCGGGGTTCGGGGTGAGCATGTAGCCGTCGAAGAGCTTCATCAGCCCACGGACGAGTTGGAATACCTCGTTCACGCCGCGGGCCGCCACAAGCTCCACGGCCTTCTCCATGCGCTTGAGGGTAAAGCCGGCCTCCCGCCCGCCTGCATCCCTCGGCTCGTCAAAGGTGACGAAGACGGTGTGCCCCCAGGACGCTCCCGCGTTCCAGGTGCTGCCCCCGGGGGTGGACGCCCCGCCGGAAGAGTCGGAAACCTGCCACTTGATATCGCCGCTCAGTTTCGCGACCGAGTCGGGAGCGGGCAGCGTCAACTTGACTGTCTCCGCGGTAATCTCTTTCTCTCCGCCCGAGAAGCGTTGGTAGGCATCGAACGTCAGCCCTAGTCCCGTTCCTTGTGCGTGGTGGAGCGCGGCAAAGGGCGGACTTGCATTCTTCGGTTCCACCTCGAACACGGCTTCCACCTCGACGGCCTCGCCCTTCGAGATGGAGACTACTGCGCTCGGGTGGCCAAACGTCCAATGTGGCTTGGGCGACTTTTCCCCGCCCTTCTTCCAATCCGCCGTGTAATTGGTGACAACGTGATGGTCTCCCTTGAAGGTCAACTTCAGGATTTTGACGGCAATAATCGCGACGTCGGGAAAAAGTCCGAGTAGGGCCGTATTCGTGTGGGCCAAACCCGCGGCGGTCCGTGCCACCCGCAACGGTCCTTGCGTCTCGGCACGCGGGGGATTCGGCAATTCGCTTTCGGACTCGTCGTCACCCATGGCTCGGCGCTCCCATCAGCATCCGTATTGATCGCGAAGCACCCCTCGCGTCTTTTCATCGCACGCGCCGCTCACCTCGAGCGGCGGGTTGTCGGTCTGAAACGCACGGAGCGCGGCACGGGTCTTCGGCCCGAGCACACCATCGACCGCGCCGCAGTCGTAGCCGAGATTGAGGAGCCTCGCTTGGACGCCGGTCGGGCTTTCGATCGGATCGAGCGCCCCGAGTTCGATCGCCTTCGTCACACCGTAGTCGTCGAAGGCTAGTTCGGCCGCCGTGGCGTCCGCCGGAATCTCTTCATCCACGAGCCCGTCTGGCTTGGTCTTTCCCTTTCGCTCGACACTCCCCGCGCGAAGCGTGTAGGCGATCCCGGCGAGGGGCTTTCCGTCGGTACCGTGCAAACGGAGGCGAAGTCGGACCACGGGGAGCCGCACGACGAAACGATGCGTCTTGCCGGTCGCGACCTTCACCGTCTTCGGCGTCTTCTCCGGCACGAACAGGACATCCCCGGGCTGGATCACATTCGGGTTCGGCCGCTTTTGGCGAAAGTCGGCATTCTGCGGGGCGTCGTATATTTTTCGCCAGTCGCTAAACCCGAATCGACGGGCGATCGTAGAGAGGCAGTCCCCCTGGACAACGGTGTATTGCATCGCGTTTCCTACCCGGCCGACCAGGCGCCGCCTTCGAGCTCGGGAAGGGTCAGGTCGAACGTTCCCGGCTCCACACCTTCCACCCGCACCTCGCCGGCCTTGTTGGTGGTGCCCGAATGAACTTGCCCGTCGGGGCCCGTCAGGTCAACGCGCACTCCGGCGACAGGCTCGCCCTTTGGGTCGACCAATTGGACCACCACGAACGTGGTCTCCTCGCGCGGAGCCTGCTGCTGCGGCCGCGCCTCGGGCCTTTCGTCCTTCTCGGGAAACGGCCACGGAACCTGATACCGCTCAAACTGGAGAACGCCTTGTTCGAGGGCTGCATAGAGGACACGGCTGAGCTCAGGCAGGAACCCGCGCAGACGACGGCGCCGATCGCTCGTGGGGATCGGCAGCTCGTCGGCCCAGCAGGAACCGGTCAACGCGTCATATATGGAGAGCAGATCGCGTGCTGCCTCATCGTCGCGTGCACCCCACTCGTCAAAGGCCTGTGGCAAGAGGTGAAACAGGGGTTCCCGCGGCAAGTCCCAGCGCGAAATCCGTTTGACGCTGGCGCGCTCGCCCACCGCGACGATGTGGAAACGCCACTCCTGACAAAACGTGTCGGCGATCAGCCACTGGTTCAAACCCCACCGCACGCGCGTGAAGCTATCGATTCCCCCCACCGGGGCCAAGATCGTGTCCTGCTTTTTTGCACTCCGGCTCAACCCCGGTGATGCTCCCGCCCTATGGCCAGCCCTGGCGACCTCGCGAGCATCTTCGGCGCAATTCACGAAGACATCACGTACACCCTCAGTGTCACAGACGTGGACGCCTCTCTCTTGCGTGTGGCCTCCTTTCGTTCCGTCGAGGAGCTCAGCACGCCGTTCAAGTACACGATCGCCGTGGCCACCGACCCCGAGTCCACGGCGACGCTCGAAGAAGCTCTCGGGCGCGACGCCAGTTTCACGATCGAGCGTGACGGCAAACTCGTACGCGAAGTGCGCGGTATCATCACGAACGTTGCGCCCGATGGGACCTTCATCGGCAAGACACAGGCCCGGGTGGTCTTCGTCCTCGAATCCTGCCTCGCGAATCTCCGATATAGCGGGGGATTCCGGATTTTTCAAGACCTCGCCATTCATGAAATCGTCAATCAGCTCTGTGCACCCGAGCAGATCGACTGTTTTTGGTCGGTGCACCCGACACCGCAAAAGCGCGAGTACTGCACGCAGCTCGATGAGAGCGACCTCGCCTTCATCACCCGCATCGCGAGCGAAGAGGGCATGCACTACTTTTTCAAACACGCCGACGGCAAGACGACACTCGTATTCTCCAACGAACCGAAAGGATACGAGGAGATCGAGCCCGACCTATCCATCGCGTTCCACGATGACCAAGGCGCCATCACGGACGAACACGTGCGAAGCATTCAACGGGGTAGCGGGATTCGTGTGGGTGCGTTTGAGCATCGGGATTACAACTTTCTCGAACCGGGCAAGGTGTTGGTCGCGCGAGCGGAAACGCCCGGCAAGGAGACCACCGGCAATTCCCACAAACGCGAGTGGCGCGACTATCCGGGTCGGTACATCGCTAAGGACGGCGTCGGCAAGGCGCTCGCAACGCAACGCCTCGATGAGGCTCGCTCGGACGCCATCACCCTCACAGGAACCGGCTACTCGCTGCGCTTCTCGGCTGGCCGAACCTTCACCCTTTCAGGCCACCGAGACGAGAGGTTCAACCGCCCTCTGTTGTTGACGCGCGTCGAAATGGCCGGTGCTGTGCAGGGCGCAAGCCGCGAGGCAGGCGGATTTCGGGGAAGCATGGAGCTCACCTCGTTCGTGGCGGTTCCCGCGGACGTCGTCATCCATCCCCGGAGAATCGCCAAACCGCCGAGCCGCGTTCAGAGTGCGCGGGTTGTGGGGCCAAAGGATGGCGATCCGTTCGTCGATGACCGCGGCCGGGTGAAGGTGCAGTTCTTCTGGGACCGCGACGGCAAGTTCGATGAGAAAAGCTCGTGCTGGGTTCGCATGATGACGCCGGTTGCCCACGAGGACGAGGGCTTCTGGCAAGCGCACAAGGTCGGCTCCGAGGTCATCGTCGGCTTCATCGACGATGACATTGATCGGCCCCTGATCTTCGGCGCCGTCTACAACGCCGTCCAGCCCCAACCGCACCCATTGCCGTCCGAGGTGGCCAAGAGCACCTGGAAGACGAAAAGCATTCCGGGGAACAAGGGGTTCAACGAAATCACATTCGACAATACCGCGGGAAAGGAAGACCTCTTCACACACGCGCAGCGGAATCGCACGACGAAGGTGCTCCAGAATCACTCCGAGACCGTCGGAGCGAACCAATCCTCGACGGTCGGCGCGAATCAATCGATTACGGTAGGCGCCAACCGCACGAAGACCATCGCCGCGAACGAGACGACCAACGTGGGGGGCGTTCGCACGGAAACGGTAACCAAGACGGAAGGGGTAACGGTCCACAAGGGGCGCGTGCACAACGTGCTCGAAGGCGACGACGTGTTGAACCTTCCGCAGGGGAGTCACACGGTCAACGTCTCCAACGGGAGTCTCACGCACAACGTCAAATACGTGGACAAGACCGAAGCCGACTTTGTACAGCACCACGCGAGGTTCGAAGCCAACGCCGTCGGTGACCAGAAAGTCTACCTCGAGCAGAAGGGCGCGACCTACTCGATGGAGAACGAGACCATCGTGATCAAGTGCCCATCTGGCACCGTCAGCGTGAAGGAGAACACCGTCACGGTGGATGCCATGGCTGAAATCGTTCTTCAATGCGGCCAATCGTCCATTTCGCTGAAGAGCGATGGGACCATCACGATCACCGGGAAGAAAGAGGTTTGCGTTTCCTCGGGGGGCAGTTCCTTGAGCACCACACCGCAAAAGGCGGCGTTGAATGGCCCCAACACCGACGTGACCAGCAAGGCCATCACGACCGTCGGC
It includes:
- a CDS encoding peptidoglycan-binding protein → MQYTVVQGDCLSTIARRFGFSDWRKIYDAPQNADFRQKRPNPNVIQPGDVLFVPEKTPKTVKVATGKTHRFVVRLPVVRLRLRLHGTDGKPLAGIAYTLRAGSVERKGKTKPDGLVDEEIPADATAAELAFDDYGVTKAIELGALDPIESPTGVQARLLNLGYDCGAVDGVLGPKTRAALRAFQTDNPPLEVSGACDEKTRGVLRDQYGC
- the ligD gene encoding non-homologous end-joining DNA ligase gives rise to the protein MPRAPKPAARRPASRLTRGDAAPLPSDGAAIVAALYKAIPPPPQAPVLVDKLADVYGKASDWQVQTKWDGYRCLAYCDGDYVELRSRNDTNLTSDYPDVVRELQALRLKATVLDGEVCAFDDRGLTSFALLRSQRSHPVPIAYAVFDVLGLDGSDLRKLPIEHRQQALLKRLGPRREGASVFVSTGGIVTDLSVAADVARENGLEGLVFKRLGSTYRAGKSRDWLKIKFRLEQEFSIVGYTPRKGSSVVGALLLAVATPDGYAYAGKVGTGLNAEQESALARELNRDASPVPTAAGAPTSILKRARWAFPRLVAQVAYLERDGSDLRHSSFIRLRDDKLPEQCVWEVAGNEAEDASPRERRGTSKARCNSSAKRSSGPRQRRS
- a CDS encoding carboxypeptidase-like regulatory domain-containing protein gives rise to the protein MNQWLIADTFCQEWRFHIVAVGERASVKRISRWDLPREPLFHLLPQAFDEWGARDDEAARDLLSIYDALTGSCWADELPIPTSDRRRRLRGFLPELSRVLYAALEQGVLQFERYQVPWPFPEKDERPEARPQQQAPREETTFVVVQLVDPKGEPVAGVRVDLTGPDGQVHSGTTNKAGEVRVEGVEPGTFDLTLPELEGGAWSAG
- the vgrG gene encoding type VI secretion system tip protein VgrG — translated: MASPGDLASIFGAIHEDITYTLSVTDVDASLLRVASFRSVEELSTPFKYTIAVATDPESTATLEEALGRDASFTIERDGKLVREVRGIITNVAPDGTFIGKTQARVVFVLESCLANLRYSGGFRIFQDLAIHEIVNQLCAPEQIDCFWSVHPTPQKREYCTQLDESDLAFITRIASEEGMHYFFKHADGKTTLVFSNEPKGYEEIEPDLSIAFHDDQGAITDEHVRSIQRGSGIRVGAFEHRDYNFLEPGKVLVARAETPGKETTGNSHKREWRDYPGRYIAKDGVGKALATQRLDEARSDAITLTGTGYSLRFSAGRTFTLSGHRDERFNRPLLLTRVEMAGAVQGASREAGGFRGSMELTSFVAVPADVVIHPRRIAKPPSRVQSARVVGPKDGDPFVDDRGRVKVQFFWDRDGKFDEKSSCWVRMMTPVAHEDEGFWQAHKVGSEVIVGFIDDDIDRPLIFGAVYNAVQPQPHPLPSEVAKSTWKTKSIPGNKGFNEITFDNTAGKEDLFTHAQRNRTTKVLQNHSETVGANQSSTVGANQSITVGANRTKTIAANETTNVGGVRTETVTKTEGVTVHKGRVHNVLEGDDVLNLPQGSHTVNVSNGSLTHNVKYVDKTEADFVQHHARFEANAVGDQKVYLEQKGATYSMENETIVIKCPSGTVSVKENTVTVDAMAEIVLQCGQSSISLKSDGTITITGKKEVCVSSGGSSLSTTPQKAALNGPNTDVTSKAITTVGGALVKIG
- a CDS encoding tetratricopeptide repeat protein; the protein is MNEQAKLSLERARTAAGAGAVDEARAAYANAAVVDPEDPSLWSEQGIFLLDVARDPEAAIVAFRQSLAIRRTYADHYNLGNALLAVGRMEAALEEYDASIECKQDYAEAWTNRGIVLFNLTRHEQSRDSFERALEVNPRLANAWRCLRILLEELDENEAAVEASRHFAEIVENDGEAWLKYAAGAGKLLDEQVVRHEVEGPEERILAAVERALDLPLAPESRRWALVERIRRLQRLAHGRQSMARALNVPGLEVLRTVQRYREAAEQAAREVPDDPWLAEQLEDARELAGVRSE